One window from the genome of Streptomyces subrutilus encodes:
- a CDS encoding DUF6011 domain-containing protein, giving the protein MIDITALAAAVKAAQQLTPGLYHLEGKVYRVSRTRRGVVKVERLLQPGPRGGNGRFVPDYSTARQELADEHKLTKEAAEAYGKEHGLCAACGRLLTDPVSVARGIGPVCLKHFS; this is encoded by the coding sequence ATGATCGACATCACCGCCCTCGCGGCGGCCGTCAAGGCGGCCCAGCAGCTCACGCCGGGCCTCTACCACCTGGAAGGCAAGGTCTACAGGGTCAGCCGCACCCGCCGCGGAGTGGTGAAGGTCGAGCGGCTGCTGCAGCCCGGCCCTCGGGGCGGGAACGGCCGCTTCGTGCCCGACTACTCCACGGCCCGCCAGGAGCTCGCCGACGAGCACAAGCTGACGAAGGAAGCCGCGGAGGCGTACGGCAAGGAGCACGGGCTGTGCGCCGCATGCGGCCGGCTGCTGACCGACCCGGTGTCGGTCGCCCGCGGAATCGGTCCGGTCTGCCTGAAGCACTTCAGCTGA
- a CDS encoding DUF6211 family protein: MMVNDAEMDTAPALDDWITLNVVNSAGADASDTYRIEDGPLPGDGGWFIVLADENSPGAKDWATAIKDTDIKRITRPIESGVMQWDYQPQETMAEQASTDGESTAERGLTDSGVVLLPRAAGRDDRGDAGANDDDH; the protein is encoded by the coding sequence ATGATGGTAAACGACGCAGAGATGGACACCGCACCCGCCCTCGATGACTGGATCACCCTCAACGTGGTGAACTCGGCGGGAGCCGACGCGTCGGACACCTACCGGATCGAGGACGGCCCGCTCCCCGGCGACGGCGGCTGGTTCATCGTCCTGGCGGACGAGAACTCCCCCGGAGCCAAGGACTGGGCTACGGCGATCAAGGACACCGACATCAAGCGGATCACCCGACCGATCGAGTCCGGCGTCATGCAGTGGGACTACCAGCCCCAGGAAACGATGGCTGAGCAGGCCAGTACCGACGGGGAGTCGACCGCCGAGCGCGGGCTCACCGACTCCGGTGTGGTGCTCCTGCCGCGCGCTGCAGGCCGCGATGACCGCGGGGATGCGGGAGCGAACGATGATGACCACTGA
- a CDS encoding helix-turn-helix domain-containing protein: MSDEAGSAAPALCRLQLAIELRALRKAADLSAAAVANQLVVSPSKINRLEYAENGVVEPADVMALCTIYGADDELRDTLIGYATVTKTKKDWWQKRDLAPAIPPGFKAYLGAEAVGRQAKTYENEYVPGLLQEEGYCHAILSTQPGRQDEEEIGKRIAVHMTRQEALHRTERPLQLDAIMNEAVLRRRVGGRQVMRKQLEHIVDLASLGTVRIQVVPFELGAHPGMNGSFTILRFGEDVPFQPVVYLENLADNWLLRKQAETARYEQAFTDLQTAAPGHNESVKMIEEAIKEH, encoded by the coding sequence ATGAGTGACGAAGCAGGATCGGCCGCGCCAGCACTGTGCCGCCTCCAACTGGCCATCGAGCTGCGCGCACTGCGCAAGGCCGCAGACCTCAGCGCGGCAGCCGTCGCCAACCAACTCGTGGTAAGTCCGTCGAAGATCAACCGCCTGGAGTACGCGGAGAACGGCGTTGTGGAACCTGCGGATGTGATGGCGTTGTGCACCATCTACGGGGCCGACGACGAGCTCCGGGACACCCTCATCGGGTACGCGACCGTGACGAAGACGAAGAAGGACTGGTGGCAGAAGCGCGACCTGGCGCCGGCCATCCCTCCGGGCTTCAAGGCCTACCTCGGCGCGGAAGCGGTCGGCCGACAGGCCAAGACCTATGAGAACGAGTACGTGCCGGGCCTTCTCCAGGAGGAGGGGTACTGCCACGCCATTCTCAGCACGCAGCCGGGCCGCCAAGACGAAGAGGAGATCGGAAAGCGCATCGCGGTCCATATGACTCGCCAGGAAGCCCTGCACCGCACCGAGCGACCCCTTCAGCTGGACGCGATCATGAACGAGGCCGTTCTCCGCCGACGGGTCGGCGGGCGGCAGGTGATGCGCAAACAGCTGGAGCACATCGTGGACCTCGCCAGTCTCGGGACCGTGCGGATCCAGGTGGTGCCGTTCGAGCTCGGCGCGCATCCGGGGATGAACGGATCGTTCACGATCCTGCGGTTCGGCGAGGACGTGCCGTTCCAGCCAGTCGTCTATCTGGAGAACCTGGCGGACAACTGGCTTCTCCGCAAGCAAGCCGAGACCGCCCGGTATGAACAGGCTTTTACCGACCTGCAGACAGCGGCTCCGGGGCACAACGAGTCCGTGAAGATGATCGAAGAAGCAATCAAGGAGCACTGA
- a CDS encoding DNA-directed RNA polymerase I subunit RPA34, whose protein sequence is MTTNTEQSEAEAPAAAEPPPVRDVTDFLADLDAVLADATDTATPAAAEPVADPEPLPEPEPVHVPAPAPAPAVTRTREKEWWENVYNDDRSDLDTHTGNRLNPPKPVEPPSAPETVPVDDPNEEAEPEDEVDPEGEAEPDTEVEVEEPARKKSKKQRKAEAAEAAAVEETSATRPWHAPPRRDEAVFLNEKGRRVIFAGTAYGLGWGTGLYHLAIQVMDGATQYATPVAAVSLGLGVLGLASRSKFGGIVFVGSLGLITALQMVDPAYIIGGGLAIGLQSLYRCFRRWMGPHAATWPWAAVAWIAHVPAATATVALVLYRTN, encoded by the coding sequence ATGACGACGAACACCGAGCAGTCGGAGGCCGAGGCGCCCGCCGCAGCGGAGCCGCCCCCGGTCCGCGACGTCACGGACTTCCTCGCGGACCTCGATGCCGTCCTGGCCGACGCGACCGACACGGCGACCCCGGCGGCCGCAGAACCGGTTGCAGACCCCGAGCCGCTGCCGGAGCCCGAGCCCGTGCATGTCCCGGCGCCGGCCCCGGCCCCCGCCGTGACGCGCACTCGGGAAAAGGAGTGGTGGGAGAACGTCTACAACGACGACCGGTCCGACCTGGACACCCACACCGGCAACCGCCTGAATCCGCCGAAGCCGGTCGAGCCGCCATCCGCGCCGGAGACGGTGCCCGTCGACGACCCGAACGAAGAGGCAGAGCCGGAAGACGAGGTCGACCCGGAGGGCGAGGCCGAGCCGGACACCGAGGTCGAGGTCGAGGAACCGGCACGGAAGAAGTCGAAGAAGCAGAGGAAGGCGGAGGCGGCGGAGGCCGCCGCCGTCGAGGAGACGTCCGCCACCAGGCCGTGGCACGCGCCGCCACGCCGGGACGAGGCGGTGTTCCTGAACGAGAAGGGCCGCCGGGTCATCTTCGCCGGGACCGCGTACGGCTTGGGCTGGGGCACGGGTCTCTACCACCTGGCCATCCAGGTCATGGACGGAGCAACCCAGTACGCCACACCGGTGGCAGCCGTCTCGCTCGGGCTCGGCGTGCTCGGTCTCGCCAGCCGGTCGAAGTTCGGCGGAATCGTCTTCGTCGGCTCCCTCGGCCTGATCACCGCGCTCCAGATGGTCGATCCCGCCTACATCATCGGCGGCGGTCTGGCCATCGGCCTGCAGAGCCTCTACCGCTGCTTCCGCCGGTGGATGGGCCCGCACGCCGCGACGTGGCCGTGGGCCGCCGTCGCCTGGATCGCCCATGTCCCCGCAGCGACGGCGACCGTCGCCCTTGTCCTGTACCGAACGAACTGA
- a CDS encoding DUF397 domain-containing protein, whose product MALADDLSTAENWFTSSYSDNQGGNCVQALVLDDADAMAVRDSKDPVAGTFVFGRTSWNAFLDFVGEATP is encoded by the coding sequence ATGGCCCTGGCCGACGACCTGTCCACCGCGGAGAACTGGTTCACGTCCAGCTACAGCGACAACCAGGGGGGTAACTGCGTCCAGGCGCTCGTCCTGGACGATGCCGACGCGATGGCCGTACGGGACTCGAAGGATCCGGTCGCAGGCACCTTCGTCTTCGGCAGGACTTCGTGGAACGCCTTCCTCGACTTCGTCGGCGAAGCCACCCCCTGA
- a CDS encoding ParB/RepB/Spo0J family partition protein translates to MTNEIIEQPATTQYRYEELPLSQLTGHPGNVREDLQITDRFRRSIRQRLVTPLMVTPQEDGTYRVIDGHRRLLVIVEDKWKTVPVVIDESRAADQAGQFLDMLTTADQRVGLKDREKAAALFNASALGADAKRMAAHTGWTQKEVKTAVRVGGATKVTAAAKTIEYDWTLDQLAEMIDFEDDPQALERLATAAADNRFNYILNKIKDERAEAAELNKEREQYAAAGLKVIEEYEQLPEKAARVNMLRTVDGESITAEDHRACRGHVVAPSQYSNMWMEYCTNPALYDHHVWAPSYSTGTKTEAKPDKAARQRTIQGNKDYKAATAARREWLKGWVSRKTFPRDKAEIMARFVASAVLQRGDFVTGGINSEDHQSLMREWLGLASGDDFTNAVAHADTRRLPVIAFMSVVAACEKTAGHKSNRGWRTDGGGYEDRTRNRIGSYFTILAELGHVVAPVEQAVIDDVTYDGVAQAAKEAEARKGEATGDEEQEPDTAAEGQLTEDE, encoded by the coding sequence GTGACCAACGAGATCATTGAGCAGCCCGCCACCACTCAGTACCGATACGAGGAGCTCCCGCTTTCCCAGCTCACCGGCCACCCCGGCAACGTCCGCGAAGACCTCCAGATCACCGACAGGTTCCGCCGCAGCATTCGCCAGCGGCTGGTAACCCCCCTGATGGTGACGCCGCAGGAGGATGGGACGTACCGGGTGATCGACGGCCACCGCAGGCTCCTGGTGATCGTCGAGGACAAGTGGAAGACGGTGCCGGTCGTCATCGACGAGAGCCGGGCGGCGGACCAGGCCGGGCAGTTCCTGGACATGCTCACCACCGCTGACCAGCGGGTGGGCCTGAAGGACAGGGAGAAGGCGGCGGCCTTGTTCAACGCCTCTGCGCTCGGAGCCGACGCCAAGAGGATGGCCGCGCATACCGGGTGGACTCAGAAGGAAGTCAAGACCGCCGTGCGGGTGGGCGGAGCCACCAAGGTCACCGCCGCCGCCAAGACGATCGAGTACGACTGGACCCTCGATCAGCTCGCGGAGATGATCGACTTTGAGGACGACCCCCAGGCGCTGGAACGGCTGGCCACTGCGGCGGCGGACAACCGCTTCAACTACATCCTGAACAAGATCAAGGACGAGCGGGCGGAAGCCGCCGAACTCAACAAGGAGCGGGAGCAGTACGCCGCCGCCGGACTGAAGGTCATCGAAGAGTACGAACAGCTGCCGGAGAAGGCCGCCCGGGTGAACATGCTCCGGACCGTCGACGGAGAGAGCATCACCGCCGAAGACCACCGGGCATGCCGGGGCCACGTTGTGGCGCCGAGCCAGTACAGCAACATGTGGATGGAGTACTGCACGAACCCCGCGCTGTACGACCATCACGTCTGGGCCCCGTCGTACTCCACCGGCACCAAGACCGAGGCGAAGCCCGACAAGGCCGCCCGCCAGCGGACCATCCAGGGGAACAAGGACTACAAGGCGGCGACGGCCGCCCGGCGCGAGTGGCTCAAGGGATGGGTCAGCCGGAAGACCTTCCCCCGCGACAAGGCCGAGATCATGGCCCGATTCGTCGCCAGCGCGGTTCTCCAGCGCGGTGACTTCGTCACCGGCGGCATCAACAGCGAAGACCACCAGAGCCTGATGCGCGAATGGCTCGGACTCGCTTCCGGCGACGACTTCACCAACGCCGTAGCCCATGCGGACACGCGCAGGCTGCCGGTCATCGCCTTCATGTCGGTCGTTGCCGCCTGCGAGAAGACCGCCGGACACAAGAGCAACCGAGGGTGGAGGACCGACGGCGGCGGATACGAGGACCGCACCCGGAACCGGATCGGCTCGTACTTCACGATCCTGGCCGAGCTGGGCCATGTCGTCGCCCCGGTGGAACAGGCCGTCATCGACGACGTCACATACGACGGGGTCGCACAGGCCGCCAAGGAGGCCGAGGCCCGGAAGGGCGAAGCCACTGGAGATGAGGAGCAGGAGCCCGACACCGCAGCAGAGGGCCAGCTCACCGAAGACGAGTAG
- a CDS encoding ParA family protein encodes MKEREEAVTTPLDIAAYAASLVNWSELGHVYLFANGKGGVGKTTITTNIGGLAAADGLRVLIVDLNVQGNVAEDLGYVDTDADDEGKGLLAAVALGHAVTPIRNVRPNLDVVPGGQYLRRVPGVIGSPIDDMERAKAVLTLARILEPVADQYDLILIDSPPENEAMMQLALGASRFITVPVKSDVSSRKKGLKALAKDYKAMRTYNPYMTLLGAVLFATGTNATAIRKKVRADVEATLGGAAPIFDNVIRHAEAVAVDARERGKLAYELEAAVSENPAFWQIRAGLADQKSVVTKTSASVSEDFAALARELFSRAAATQQDLVAEGVWP; translated from the coding sequence ATGAAGGAGAGGGAGGAAGCAGTGACAACCCCACTAGACATCGCTGCCTATGCGGCATCGCTTGTCAACTGGTCAGAGCTGGGCCATGTCTACCTGTTCGCCAACGGCAAGGGCGGAGTCGGAAAGACCACGATCACCACGAACATCGGTGGACTGGCTGCGGCCGACGGCCTGCGCGTCCTGATCGTCGACCTGAACGTCCAGGGGAACGTGGCCGAGGACCTGGGCTACGTCGACACAGACGCAGACGACGAGGGCAAGGGTCTGCTGGCAGCAGTCGCGCTTGGGCATGCCGTCACGCCCATCCGAAACGTACGACCGAACCTCGATGTCGTACCCGGCGGTCAGTACCTTCGTCGAGTTCCGGGAGTAATCGGGTCTCCCATCGACGACATGGAGCGCGCCAAGGCGGTGCTGACGCTGGCTCGGATTCTCGAACCGGTTGCTGATCAGTACGACCTCATCCTGATCGACTCGCCGCCTGAGAATGAAGCGATGATGCAGCTTGCTCTCGGCGCTTCACGGTTCATCACAGTCCCGGTCAAGAGTGATGTATCGAGCCGAAAGAAGGGCTTGAAGGCTCTGGCCAAGGACTACAAGGCGATGCGAACGTACAACCCGTACATGACGCTGCTCGGTGCTGTGCTGTTTGCGACAGGCACCAACGCGACCGCGATCCGCAAGAAGGTCCGGGCCGACGTAGAGGCCACTCTCGGTGGTGCCGCCCCCATCTTCGACAACGTGATTCGCCACGCCGAGGCAGTCGCTGTGGACGCCCGAGAGCGCGGGAAACTGGCGTACGAACTTGAGGCCGCAGTGTCTGAGAACCCTGCCTTCTGGCAGATCCGTGCAGGTCTGGCAGACCAGAAGTCGGTGGTGACGAAGACGTCGGCTTCAGTGAGCGAGGACTTTGCTGCCCTGGCGCGTGAGCTGTTCTCGCGTGCCGCTGCCACACAGCAGGACCTGGTCGCGGAAGGGGTATGGCCGTGA
- a CDS encoding DUF2637 domain-containing protein, with protein sequence MNVIVRVKAVSDSLGAPPWAVALAAALSVVAALAVVTLLLRWVGKAAARAIAKAREDEDVEGRARVIAMIDDRWRTIVGICGMSVSMYGLWGFAEDTAGLPLVLRIFFIAIFDGAEIGLMLGLARSLAAQEQPRWTEGMIRSRRMAWGLVAISAAANWVHAPEGGGLWAKIALAGVPVVSVKLLEHGLDLRIAELTKAEEEDGVRPGPLRLCVLLWRQVWIALFAWLGLDATSTTSETSRRLLAQRAARAVIDLARAQKRADRRYRFTWRKSLADWKVEQQTADTAVALDRADAPVDVDQALAVVRRTMSHMQAGQLGRLNYEDVDGVVNTVVSLSALQQKVRQRLEQQRTEVQEELRAAERAAEQERDEAVEALASEREERKQLDAEREQERERFEELTRQLREQVEAAQADREAAKREAAEQIKVLREAGEQSATLAAEDRQAEREAAEQRSKRDAKRLDDAVEQIRAEAKQQLTEQAERGAVEQKRFEQELKRLRAEAERAKSEAVERAEREAAERGAAEQKRFEQELKRLRAEAERAKSEAVERAEREAAEKLAADRAEAEKALAAEQEQAKQLRAELEAKQANPEPAEQTEQSEDAPRAEKQGGAGVRALSAGGNKGSLKERFILRVHELCEQGDHRLLGDRVTPRTRTEVAYQLQAELGLGSQGTARTYMNDAMELWEAKARVPGQKVAPEALEGQRKAPEGAVKVVVGPRRDTFGRPVEDVEKVAPPVSRKLRRRSKAAR encoded by the coding sequence ATGAACGTGATCGTCCGCGTGAAGGCGGTGTCCGACTCGCTCGGAGCCCCGCCGTGGGCGGTGGCGCTCGCCGCCGCGCTCTCCGTCGTAGCCGCTTTGGCGGTCGTGACGCTGCTTCTTCGGTGGGTCGGGAAGGCTGCTGCGAGAGCGATTGCCAAGGCCCGCGAGGACGAAGATGTCGAGGGCCGGGCCCGTGTCATCGCCATGATCGACGACCGCTGGCGGACCATCGTCGGCATCTGCGGCATGAGCGTATCTATGTACGGGCTATGGGGGTTCGCCGAGGACACCGCGGGACTCCCGTTGGTGCTCAGGATCTTCTTCATCGCGATTTTTGACGGCGCGGAAATCGGCTTGATGTTGGGCCTCGCCCGGTCGTTGGCCGCACAGGAGCAGCCGCGATGGACCGAGGGCATGATCCGTTCCCGTCGCATGGCGTGGGGGCTGGTGGCCATCTCGGCGGCCGCGAACTGGGTGCACGCTCCCGAAGGGGGCGGGCTGTGGGCGAAGATCGCCCTCGCTGGTGTCCCCGTGGTCTCGGTCAAGCTGCTCGAACACGGCCTTGACCTCCGCATCGCGGAACTGACCAAGGCGGAAGAGGAAGACGGTGTCCGCCCCGGCCCGTTGCGGCTGTGCGTGCTGCTGTGGCGTCAGGTCTGGATCGCGCTGTTCGCGTGGCTGGGCCTGGACGCCACCTCTACGACCAGCGAGACCTCCCGCCGGCTGCTGGCCCAGCGCGCCGCCCGCGCGGTCATCGACCTGGCCCGAGCGCAGAAGCGTGCTGACCGTAGGTACCGCTTCACCTGGAGGAAGTCCCTCGCGGACTGGAAGGTCGAACAGCAGACCGCTGACACGGCGGTGGCTCTGGACCGTGCCGACGCACCCGTCGACGTGGACCAGGCTCTGGCGGTCGTCCGCCGGACCATGAGCCACATGCAGGCCGGACAGCTGGGACGGCTCAACTACGAGGACGTGGACGGCGTCGTGAACACCGTCGTCTCGCTTTCGGCGCTCCAGCAGAAGGTGAGGCAGAGGCTGGAGCAGCAGCGGACCGAAGTGCAGGAAGAGCTGCGGGCCGCGGAGCGAGCGGCGGAGCAGGAGCGGGACGAAGCAGTGGAGGCCCTGGCGTCCGAGCGGGAAGAGCGGAAGCAGCTGGACGCGGAGCGGGAGCAGGAGCGCGAGCGCTTCGAGGAGCTCACGCGGCAGCTTCGCGAGCAGGTCGAAGCGGCGCAGGCTGATCGGGAAGCGGCGAAGCGCGAAGCAGCCGAGCAGATCAAGGTGCTCCGTGAAGCGGGTGAGCAGAGTGCGACGCTCGCGGCAGAGGACCGCCAGGCCGAGCGTGAAGCGGCCGAGCAGCGCTCCAAGCGCGATGCGAAGCGGCTGGACGACGCGGTCGAGCAGATTCGAGCAGAAGCGAAGCAGCAGCTGACGGAGCAGGCCGAGCGGGGAGCGGTCGAGCAGAAGCGCTTCGAGCAGGAGTTGAAGCGGCTCCGCGCCGAAGCGGAGCGGGCGAAGAGCGAAGCGGTCGAGCGCGCTGAGCGGGAAGCAGCCGAGCGGGGAGCGGCCGAGCAGAAGCGCTTCGAGCAGGAGTTGAAGCGGCTCCGCGCCGAAGCGGAGCGGGCGAAGAGCGAAGCGGTCGAGCGCGCCGAGCGGGAAGCAGCCGAGAAGCTGGCCGCTGATCGGGCCGAAGCGGAGAAGGCTCTCGCCGCCGAGCAGGAGCAGGCGAAGCAGCTCCGTGCGGAGCTCGAAGCGAAGCAGGCGAATCCTGAGCCGGCCGAGCAGACGGAGCAGTCGGAGGATGCGCCGCGAGCGGAGAAGCAGGGCGGAGCGGGTGTGAGGGCTCTGTCGGCTGGTGGCAACAAGGGGTCGCTGAAGGAGCGGTTCATCCTTCGCGTCCACGAGCTGTGTGAGCAGGGCGACCACCGGCTGCTCGGCGACAGGGTCACCCCGCGGACCCGTACTGAGGTGGCGTACCAGCTGCAGGCGGAGTTGGGTCTCGGTTCGCAGGGCACGGCCCGTACGTACATGAACGACGCGATGGAGCTCTGGGAGGCCAAGGCCAGGGTGCCGGGCCAGAAGGTGGCCCCGGAGGCGCTGGAGGGGCAGCGGAAGGCTCCGGAGGGGGCGGTGAAGGTCGTCGTCGGGCCGCGGCGCGACACGTTCGGGCGCCCGGTCGAGGATGTCGAGAAGGTGGCCCCGCCGGTTTCGCGAAAGCTCCGGCGGAGGTCGAAGGCTGCCCGCTGA
- a CDS encoding GntR family transcriptional regulator produces MTEARPSATSEFRRVAQLLRDGIGDGTYPRGERLPAAAVLAGDLGTNRGTVERAVRTVAAEGLLTTRKGSGAFVSRILERITRRSGALLDKQSGGEADGTREAVDAELRTMGLVARRFPSVRTERPPQDVALLLGRKQSAKQALACETRVYAAAAEAPPADPGTPVELICTYLPLDIAGGTALEHHDPGPMGVRGRLAKLGHRPTEFVETVLVRAPSDEEAEFLGIDVDNRVIHLTQTAWAGGRVVAVTVTVLPASLWSLSYQWTAGA; encoded by the coding sequence ATGACAGAAGCCCGGCCGTCCGCCACCTCCGAGTTCCGCCGCGTCGCCCAGCTGCTGCGCGACGGGATCGGGGACGGCACCTATCCGCGCGGTGAGCGCCTCCCCGCCGCGGCGGTCCTGGCCGGCGACCTGGGCACAAACCGGGGAACGGTGGAGCGGGCCGTGCGGACCGTCGCCGCCGAGGGCCTGCTGACGACGCGGAAGGGGAGCGGGGCGTTCGTCTCCCGCATCCTGGAGCGGATCACGCGGCGCTCCGGCGCTCTGCTCGACAAGCAGAGCGGCGGCGAAGCAGACGGCACGCGCGAAGCAGTCGACGCGGAGCTGCGGACCATGGGGCTCGTCGCCCGCCGCTTTCCCTCCGTACGCACGGAGCGGCCCCCGCAGGACGTTGCCCTGCTGCTCGGACGGAAGCAGAGCGCGAAGCAGGCCCTAGCCTGCGAGACCCGGGTGTACGCCGCAGCGGCCGAGGCCCCGCCGGCCGACCCGGGAACACCGGTCGAGCTGATCTGCACGTACCTGCCGCTCGACATCGCGGGCGGCACCGCCCTGGAACACCACGACCCCGGACCGATGGGGGTCCGGGGTCGTCTTGCCAAACTGGGGCACCGGCCGACCGAGTTCGTCGAAACCGTCCTGGTCCGCGCACCCAGCGACGAAGAAGCCGAGTTCCTGGGGATCGACGTGGACAACCGCGTGATCCACCTGACTCAGACCGCCTGGGCTGGGGGCCGCGTCGTCGCGGTGACCGTCACGGTCCTGCCAGCCAGCCTCTGGTCTCTCTCCTACCAGTGGACCGCGGGCGCCTGA